In a genomic window of Vidua chalybeata isolate OUT-0048 chromosome 30, bVidCha1 merged haplotype, whole genome shotgun sequence:
- the LOC128801459 gene encoding keratin, type II cytoskeletal 6A-like, translated as MSRQCAVRSPARTCFSAASAFIPNASSSSLCLRPAPQAGGCGATTGYGRFTGGFGSRSLHSLGECQRISAAGRGGVSYGPAGFGAGTGISCGFGGAVAGPFGFGGGPGFPAVPFGGIQEVSVNQSLLKPLKLEFHPNIQNIRKDEKDQIQTLNNKFASFIDKVRFLEQQNKVLETKWALLQEQGNKTVRKNIEPLFDTYLNNLRRHLSSLMTDKENLGGELSKMQSIAEDFKNKYEEELNKRADVENEFVTLKKEVDTAYLDKTELQARLDSLTEEIDFLRALYEAELSQMQSQISDTSVILTMDNNRSLDMEGIIAEVKAQYEDIANRSRAEAESWYQSRYEELQATAGRHGDDLRNTKQEISELNRHVQRLRSEIDSVKKQVTGLQTAINDAEQRGELALKDARAKLEELETALQKAKADLARQLREYQELMNVKLALDIEIVTYRKLLEGEECRLSGEGAGSVNISVTRSTSGMGYGSRNCLSSSGGAAGGLCAGMGMGSISGSGYGTGGSCMVGGSSSSFKSISTSSSSGRCY; from the exons ATGTCCCGCCAGTGCGCCGTGAGGAGCCCGGCCAGAACTTGCTTCAGCGCTGCTTCTGCCTTCATCCCAaacgccagcagctccagcctctgcctGCGCCCTGCACCCCAAGCTGGAGGCTGTGGGGCCACCACTGGCTATGGAAGGTTCACTGGAGGGTTTGGAAGCAGGAGCCTCCACAGCCTTGGCGAATGCCAGAGGATCTCTGCAGCTGGACGAGGTGGTGTCTCCTACGGACCTGCAGGTTttggtgctggcactgggatctCCTGTGGGTTTGGTGGGGCAGTTGCTGGTCCATTTGGGTTTGGTGGTGGCCCTGGATTCCCTGCTGTCCCATTTGGGGGCATCCAGGAAGTGTCAGTCAACCAGAGCCTTCTGAAGCCGCTCAAGCTGGAGTTTCACCCCAATATCCAGAATATCCGTAAGGATGAGAAGGATCAGATTCAAACCCTCAACAATAAATTTGCCTCCTTCATCGACAAG GTCCGATTCCTTGAACAACAAAACAAGGTCCTGGAGACCAAATGGGCTCTTCTGCAAGAACAAGGGAACAAAACAGTGAGAAAGAACATTGAGCCCCTTTTTGACACCTACCTAAACAACCTCAGGAGGCACCTGAGCAGCCTAATGACAGACAAGGAGAACCTGGGAGGGGAGCTGAGCAAGATGCAGAGCATTGCTGAGGACTTCAAGAACAA ATATGAAGAGGAGCTCAACAAGCGCGCAGATGTTGAGAACGAGTTTGTGACCCTGAAAAAG GAGGTGGACACTGCCTATCTGGACAAGACAGAGctgcaggccaggctggattcACTCACAGAGGAGATCGACTTCCTCAGAGCCCTCTACGAAGCT gagctgtcccagatgCAGAGCCAGATCTCCGACACCTCTGTCATCCTGACCATGGACAACAACCGGAGCCTCGACATGGAGGGCATCATCGCCGAGGTGAAGGCGCAGTACGAGGACATCGCCAACCGCAGCCGCGCCGAGGCCGAGTCCTGGTACCAGTCCAGG TACGAGGAGCTGCAGGCCACGGCCGGCAGGCATGGGGACGACCTCCGGAACACCAAGCAGGAGATCTCGGAGCTCAACCGCCACGTCCAGCGGCTCCGATCTGAGATTGACAGCGTGAAAAAACAG GTCACTGGGTTGCAGACGGCCATCAATGATGCAGAACAGCGTGGGGAGCTGGCCCTCAAGGACGCCAGGGCCAAGCTGGAGGAACTGGAGACAGCCCTGCAGAAAGCCAAGGCTGACCTGGCCAGGCAGCTCCGGGAATACCAGGAGCTCATGAACGTCAagctggccctggacattgAGATCGTGACCTACAGGAAGCTGCTGGAGGGCGAGGAGTGCAG GCTCTCTGGGGAAGGCGCTGGCTCAGTGAACATCT CTGTGACCAGAAGCACTTCAGGAATGGGATATGGAAGCAGGAACTGCCTGAGCTCCAGTGGCggggctgcaggtgggctctgtgctggaatgggaatgggcTCCATCTCCGGAAGTGGATACGGCACAGGTGGCTCTTGCATGGTcggaggcagcagctccagcttcaAGTCCATCTCCACCAGCTCTTCCTCCGGGAGATGTTATTGA
- the LOC128801450 gene encoding keratin, type II cytoskeletal 6A-like — MSRQSTVRIQRGRSGFSAASAMVPNTCRTSFSSCSVTRLGSCNAGSGFARVGGGFGSKSLYNVGGCKKISVAGRGGSFYGSAGFGGGAGSVYGGGFGVPANLGYGYGAFGGGPGFPAGGIHEVSINQSLLKPLNLEIDPNIQRIRKEEKEQIKTLNNKFASFIDKVRFLEQQNKVLETKWSLLQEQGMKTVRNNLEPLFETYINNLRVQLNSLLSDKGRLEGELVNTQYLVEDFKKKYEDEINRRTIAENEFVTLKKDVDASYMNKVELQARADALSEEINFLRALYEAELSQMQTQISDTSVVLTMDNNRNLDLDSIISEVKAQYEDIANRSRAEAESWYQTKYEELQATAGRHGDDLRNTKQEISELNRHVQRLRSEIDSVKKQCANLKAAIADAEERGELTLKDAKAKLAELEDALQQAKADLARQLREYQELMNVKLALDIEIATYRKLLEGEECRLAGDGVPVNISVTRTTVGTGYGGGSNLSMGGGICNLGSSFNCGSVPGVSSTTLGAGSSSSMKFVSSSSTRRSYRS; from the exons atgTCTCGCCAGTCCACCGTGAGGATTCAGAGGGGGAGAAGCGGCTTCAGCGCTGCTTCGGCCATGGTCCCCAACACGTGCCGGACCagcttcagctcctgctccgTCACCCGCCTGGGCAGCTGCAATGCTGGCAGTGGCTTTGCCAGGGTCGGGGGGGGCTTTGGAAGCAAAAGCCTCTACAACGTTGGTGGCTGCAAGAAGATCTCTGTGGCTGGAAGGGGTGGCAGCTTCTACGGCTCGGCAGGGTTTGGTGGTGGCGCCGGGAGTGTGTACGGGGGCGGCTTTGGTGTTCCAGCCAACCTTGGCTACGGATACGGGGCCTTTGGGGGTGGCCCTGGATTCCCAGCTGGGGGCATCCACGAAGTCTCCATCAATCAGAGCCTTCTGAAACCGCTCAACTTGGAGATTGACCCTAACATCCAAAGGATCCGAAAAGAGGAGAAGGAACAAATCAAAACCCTCAACAACAAATTCGCCTCCTTCATTGATAAG GTCCGATTCCTTGAGCAACAAAACAAAGTGCTGGAAACCAAGTGGAgtttgctgcaggagcagggaatgaaaACAGTGAGGAACAACCTGGAGCCGCTTTTCGAGACCTACATCAACAACCTGCGGGTGCAGCTGAACTCATTGCTGAGCGACAAGGGGAGGCTGGAGGGAGAACTCGTCAACACCCAGTACCTGGTCGAGGACTTCAAGAAGAA GTATGAAGATGAGATCAACAGAAGGACCATCGCAGAGAACGAATTTGTGACGCTCAAGAAG GATGTAGATGCTTCCTACATGAACAAGGTGGAACTCCAAGCCAGGGCAGATGCGCTgagtgaagaaattaatttcctgagAGCACTGTACGAAGCA gagctgtcccagatgCAGACCCAGATCTCTGACACCTCTGTGGTTCTCACCATGGACAACAACCGGAACCTGGACCTGGACAGCATCATCTCTGAGGTCAAGGCACAGTACGAGGACATCGCCAACCGGAGCCGCGCCGAGGCCGAGTCCTGGTACCAGACCAAG TACGAGGAGCTGCAGGCCACGGCCGGCAGGCATGGGGACGACCTCCGGAACACCAAGCAGGAGATCTCGGAGCTCAACCGCCACGTCCAGCGGCTCCGATCTGAGATTGACAGCGTGAAAAAACAG TGTGCAAACCTGAAAGCTGCCATCGCCGATGCCGAGGAGCGCGGGGAGCTGACCCTCAAGGACGCCAAGGCCAAACTGGCTGAGCTGGAGGATGCCCTGCAACAGGCCAAGGCTGACCTGGCCCGGCAGCTCCGAGAGTACCAGGAGCTCATGAACGtcaagctggccttggacatcGAGATCGCGACCTACAGGAAGCTGCTGGAGGGCGAGGAGTGCAG GCTGGCTGGAGATGGGGTCCCAGTGAATATCT CCGTCACCAGAACAACAGTGGGAACAGGATACGGAGGAGGGAGCAACCTCAGCATGGGAGGGGGGATCTGCAATCTGGGGAGCAGCTTCAACTGTGGGAGTGTTCCCGGGGTGAGCAGCACCACCcttggagctggcagcagctccagcatgaAGTTTgtctccagctcctccaccaGAAGAAGTTACAGGAGCTAA